One Tunturibacter gelidoferens genomic region harbors:
- a CDS encoding NAD-dependent malic enzyme has translation MNSPSAVENFTKAAVVETRLSGYDLLLHPGLNKGTAFTEEERDTFALHGLLPPHLGTLEDQLERRMKAFDNQTSSFERYNFMRDLQDSNETLFYALITRNVEKFLPIVYTPTVGEGCQRFSETWLKPRGLFISYPNKDRINQMLADSRYDKVRCIVVSDGERILGLGDQGAGGMGIPIGKMALYTALAGVHPEHCLPVLLDVGTDNEERLKDPIYIGWRNKRVRGQEYDDFVEAFVSAVKSRWPHILLQWEDFAGSNASRLLERYRDQLCTFNDDIQGTAAVATATVLGAVTATGIPMKEQRIGFLGFGSAGIGIANLLLAAMKESGLSDEEAHKQFYAVDRYGLILEGQTGLRPDQARYAKKKSDLKEWTLSNPEQVSLEDVVQNAKLTVLIGVSSQAGAFTEKIVREMAKHTDRPAIFPLSNPTSKSEAAPADLMRWTNGRALVGTGSPFPPAEINGKSVEFAQTNNSYIFPGLALGILTSRAKRVSDSMIMAAAKALAALSPTQKNKEASLLPPIADSRAVGLKVAEAVGKQAIAEGLAGVPDEKSFETELREYVWEPVYVPYVRLGD, from the coding sequence ATGAACTCACCTTCCGCAGTAGAAAACTTTACTAAAGCGGCGGTCGTGGAGACCAGGCTCTCTGGCTACGACCTGCTACTCCATCCAGGATTAAACAAGGGGACAGCGTTTACAGAGGAGGAGCGAGATACCTTCGCGCTCCATGGATTGCTGCCGCCGCATCTGGGGACGTTGGAGGATCAGCTGGAACGTCGCATGAAGGCTTTCGACAATCAGACGAGCAGCTTTGAAAGATACAACTTCATGCGGGACCTGCAGGACTCGAATGAGACCCTGTTCTATGCCCTGATCACCCGGAACGTCGAGAAGTTTCTGCCGATTGTGTATACGCCGACGGTGGGCGAAGGCTGTCAACGCTTCAGTGAGACCTGGCTTAAGCCGCGCGGCCTCTTCATCAGTTATCCCAACAAGGACCGTATCAACCAGATGCTTGCCGACTCTCGTTATGACAAGGTGCGATGCATCGTCGTGAGTGACGGCGAACGGATTCTCGGTCTCGGCGATCAGGGAGCCGGAGGAATGGGGATACCGATCGGAAAGATGGCTCTGTATACAGCCCTGGCCGGAGTTCATCCGGAACACTGCCTGCCTGTGCTTCTCGATGTAGGAACGGACAATGAGGAACGTCTCAAGGATCCGATCTACATCGGTTGGCGCAACAAGCGGGTGCGAGGGCAGGAATATGACGACTTCGTCGAAGCGTTTGTCTCGGCGGTGAAGAGCCGGTGGCCGCATATTCTTCTGCAATGGGAAGACTTTGCCGGTTCGAACGCCAGCCGCCTACTCGAACGGTATCGCGACCAGCTTTGCACGTTTAATGACGATATTCAGGGAACAGCGGCGGTGGCAACTGCCACTGTTTTAGGGGCGGTTACGGCGACTGGCATACCGATGAAAGAACAGAGGATCGGCTTCCTCGGCTTTGGCTCCGCGGGAATTGGGATTGCCAATCTGCTTCTCGCCGCCATGAAAGAGAGCGGGTTGAGCGACGAGGAAGCTCATAAGCAGTTTTATGCGGTCGACCGCTACGGACTGATCCTCGAAGGACAGACAGGCCTTCGGCCTGACCAGGCGCGCTATGCGAAGAAGAAGTCCGATCTGAAGGAATGGACGCTTTCCAATCCGGAGCAGGTTTCGCTCGAGGATGTAGTCCAGAACGCGAAGCTGACGGTCCTGATCGGAGTCTCCAGCCAGGCGGGCGCATTTACTGAGAAGATTGTGCGCGAGATGGCGAAGCACACAGATCGTCCGGCTATCTTTCCCTTGTCGAACCCCACCTCCAAGAGCGAAGCTGCTCCCGCGGACCTTATGAGATGGACGAATGGCCGCGCCCTAGTCGGCACGGGTAGTCCATTTCCGCCAGCGGAGATCAACGGTAAGAGTGTGGAGTTTGCACAGACGAACAACTCCTATATCTTCCCGGGTCTTGCCCTCGGGATTCTTACTTCACGGGCGAAGCGGGTTTCGGATTCGATGATTATGGCTGCCGCAAAGGCTCTCGCAGCACTTTCTCCGACGCAGAAGAACAAGGAAGCATCTCTGTTACCGCCTATCGCCGATTCTCGGGCGGTTGGCCTGAAGGTCGCGGAAGCGGTTGGGAAGCAGGCGATCGCAGAAGGCCTCGCAGGGGTACCCGATGAGAAGTCTTTTGAGACGGAGCTCCGCGAATATGTCTGGGAGCCGGTCTACGTACCGTATGTTCGGTTGGGCGACTAA